The Phormidium yuhuli AB48 DNA window TCCCTAGAATACCCGGAATCCCATAGGCCACCGTCAGACGCACCACACTGGAACCATGGCGATCATAAAAGCGCACGGCCCCCCGATTCGGTAAGCCATCGACTGACTCCCATTGAATAATCTGTTGGGGAATCAGCCGCACAATCCGCGAAAGCCAGGTAAACTCAAAGGCCCCGGATGCCAGTTTCCAGCGGGATAAATCTGGGTCATGGTCCAAAATTGAGACGGATTCAATCCATTTCATCCATTGGGGCATTTGTTCTAAATCTGACCATAACTGCCAGGCCTCCTCAATGGGAACCGGAACTTCCACTTGTACGCTATGTTCTAACCAATCTGTCATTGGGGCTATCTGATAACTAATGAGTTGGGGGAACTTGAGGACGGCCCAGGGGGACAGGGACTTCTACCTGGCCGGCCAGGATAACCCCCCAGGGATTAACGGCGGGCAAACTCTTCTAAAATGGCTTGGGCGGCCTGATTTCCCGAGAGTGTTGCTCCCTCCATACTATCGATATAATCCTGCTGGGTGTAACTGCCCGCTAGGAAGACATTATTAATGGGGGTGCGTTGACTGGGACGATAGACATCCATCCCAGGGGCTTCTCGATAGAGGGATTGAGCTAGTTTGACGACACTATACCAGGTCATGTTCAAGTCCCGGGCTGAGGGGAAGAGCGATCGCACCTGTTCCAAGACATGATGGGCAATCTGTTCGTTGCTTTGTTTGATAAAGGGGTCTCCGGGAGTCAGAACTAACTGCATCAAGGACCCCTCTCCGGGTTTGTAATAGTCCCCAGGACTGGTGAGGGCTAAATCGGCAAAACAGGAGAAATCCGCGTCGGGGGTATAGAGGAGATTATCCAATCCCGCCGCCTCTTGCAGTTGTTGCCGTTTCTGGGCATCTTGCAGTTCCGTCACCCAACCGTCAAACCGCAGTTGTACCGTCGCCACGGGAACGGTATCAAGCTTATAGATATTGTCGAACTCGGGCCATTGACGCCATTCCGGGGGCAGGATTTTTTGGATTCCCGGCACGTCACAGGCGAAAACATAGGCATCGGCTTCGATGATTTCCTCCGTTTCTCCCTGGGCCACGACAATGGCATCAACTTCGGTGTGGCCGCCATGGTCACTAAATTTAATCTGACGCACCCGGCGGCGGGTATGAATTTTCGTTCCCCGTTCCTGGAGATAGTCGAGGATGGGTTGATGGAGATAGGTATGAGGGGACCCTTCCAACATCCGCAAGACGGAGGCTTCTGTGCGGGCGGCAAAGAATTGGAAGATGGTCAACATGCAACGGGCGGAGATGTTCTCGGTATCGATGAAGCCGAGGGCGTAGGCGATGGGGTCCCACATCCGCTTGAGGCTGCCGTTGTTGCCCCCGTGGGAGCGAAACCAGTCGGCGAAGCTGATGCGATCGAGGTCGCGAATGGTTTTCATGGCCCCCTCGAAATCCACTAGGCCGCGCACGATGGGACTGGTTCCCAGGGCCAGGGAGTTTTGCAACTTGTCTTGTAGGGAGAGTTGCGAGGTGGTAAAGAAGGCTTTGAGGCCGTTGAAGGGTGCGCCGGTGAAGAAACGAAAGTCCAGTTCTCCCACTCGTCCCCCTTCATTAATAAAGGTGTGGGTATGCTCTTTCAGGCGTAGGGCCTCTAAGGCGCCCACCTTTTCCATGAGGGCAAAGAGATTGTAGTAGCAGCCGAAGAAGACATGCAGCCCCATTTCGATATGGTTGCCGTCGGCATCCACCCAACTGCCTACCTTACCGCCGACGAAGGGACGGGATTCAAAGATTTCCACTTCATGGCCGGCATCGGCTAGGTTGACGGCTGTGGTGAGTCCGGCAAGTCCGGCACCGGCGATCGCAACTCGCATATTGCGTTGTCCTACATCTATTTAGGTTTGCTTAATGTATTGTAATCTTTTGCGGGAGCGAGTAGGAGCCAAAAATTCATCTCCCTGGGATAACTCCAAGATAAAGCGATCGCCCTCCACCGACATCCGAGAGTCAAGCCGGGCAATATGCCAAATCTCTCCGTCAAACTTAGCTTCCCCCAAGCGACCCCCACCTAGACCGAGAAACGGTTTCGCAACCATCCCATGGCCTGAATCTCATCCTCTCGGGCCATCCTCAAGAACTCATACAGCCAATCTTTGGGAACTTGGGGAAATGTGGGTAGGTTCTCAAGATTGACTTGTCTACCAAATTCTATCCCACGGTCTTTGATATTCCTGTCTAGTAACGGTCTCGCCGCGATCGCCTCCGTTGAGACCTGCCGTCCCCTGACTCACTCCGGGACATTAACGACAACCGTTGCCTCAATCGGCTGTCCGTTGTGGGTCCAACCTTGATGATTATTGGCGTTCAAGCTAACGGTAATTTCATGGCTACCCGGAGGAAGGTGAGGCAAGTGCAGCCAAGGTCCATAAACCCGAGCCCCCCTTTCTCCATTAATATATAGATGGCCATGTCCAGTATTCGGCTGGTTCTCCTGATTCACGTCCTCCGGAGTAAAGCGAAAGTTAGTGGTCTGAATTTCTAGGTTCCAGCCTCGCATTGGGTCAGGATGAGCGATCAGAGCAATCGTTGGAACCGGCTGTCCATCAGGAATTTCTAAAGCATCATGGCTATGATGATGGTCATGTTCAGGATCACCATGGCCAGGGTTGGCATGAGCATGAGTATGAGACTCACTCTGAGTCAATTTTGTATTCTGCTGCTGTTCCTCAAGTTCAGTAGTGAGGACTGAAGTGCAGCCTAGAATGAGTGCCAAGCTTTGCAGACTCAGGATTAGGACGGACGCTTTGATAGGAAATTGCTGGAGGGACACCGGATTCACCTGCACAATAGATGACTACATAGGTGGATCACTTCACCGAGCTTGCGTCATGGCTTGAGTCAGGACTGGGTTAGCCGCCATTGCCGGCGAGCGATCGCCCAGAAATTATCCTAGTTTGGGATGGCAGAGGTCAAAAGACACCCGGTCAAATACCCGAGTCTTTGCGTCGTCTGAGTAGGGGAATGATGGGGGGTTAGGGAAAGGTTCACATAGGAAATGGACAACAGTTTCCTATGTGAATCGTGGGAGCTTGAAATGCTCGGTGTACGGTTTATCGACAGCTGAGCCGCCCATAACTTGATATCGAAGTGGTTTAGGGAACTGGAGGAGTCATTCCAGGAGGAGCCGCTCCAGGAACAGGTGCAACCGGGTTCACAGAGCCACCCAGTGTGGGCGGAGTCCCAGGGGGTGAGCCGGGAGTGGCCCCCGGTGTTGGCATGGTCGGCTGTTGGGAACCTGGGGGCTGTGGTGGAGTGGGTGTAGGTGGTGGTGGAGCTGGAGTGGCCCCCGGTGTTGGCATGGTCGGTTGTTGGGAACCTGGGGGCTGTGGTGGAGTGGGTGTAGGTGGTGGTGGAGCTGGAATGACACCTGGTCCCGGTGGGCCTGGAGGCATAGGGTCTCCTGGAGGTTCAACAATTGGACGCTCCAGCTCTCCTTGTTGGGGGGGATCTGGCAGGGGTGGAGTTCCTGGCTGATTAGGTGGCGGAGGTAAGGGTGGTAGCTCCTCAACTGGGGGCTGAGCGCGAAACTCGTCTGGCGGTTGGATAGACCGTTGGCCCGCATGGAATTTTTTAGTCCAGTAATGGTTCCAGTTCTCGTTTCCAGTATCGTTTTCCAAGAAATAGTGACCAACCCCAAGTTGTGTAAATTCGGGATTGAGAATACTGTCCCGATGCGGAGGACTATTCATCCATCCGGCTACAGCAGCCTGGGGTGTTGTTGGACCGGTATGAATATTTTCTGCCGAGGCCCCTGTAATTGAAAAGCCAGTTGCCCGAATGCGATCGGTAAACCGTGACCCATCGGCTCCTGTATGACCGCGAAAGTCTTGCAGAGCCATATTGGTACTATGAGTTCGCGCGGCTTGAGCGAGTAAAGGCTCCCAAACTAAGGGTTGCAAGCCTTCTTTCGCTCGTTCCCGGTTCACAAGTTCGAGAACTTGCCGCTCAAAATTTGGATT harbors:
- the zds gene encoding 9,9'-di-cis-zeta-carotene desaturase, giving the protein MRVAIAGAGLAGLTTAVNLADAGHEVEIFESRPFVGGKVGSWVDADGNHIEMGLHVFFGCYYNLFALMEKVGALEALRLKEHTHTFINEGGRVGELDFRFFTGAPFNGLKAFFTTSQLSLQDKLQNSLALGTSPIVRGLVDFEGAMKTIRDLDRISFADWFRSHGGNNGSLKRMWDPIAYALGFIDTENISARCMLTIFQFFAARTEASVLRMLEGSPHTYLHQPILDYLQERGTKIHTRRRVRQIKFSDHGGHTEVDAIVVAQGETEEIIEADAYVFACDVPGIQKILPPEWRQWPEFDNIYKLDTVPVATVQLRFDGWVTELQDAQKRQQLQEAAGLDNLLYTPDADFSCFADLALTSPGDYYKPGEGSLMQLVLTPGDPFIKQSNEQIAHHVLEQVRSLFPSARDLNMTWYSVVKLAQSLYREAPGMDVYRPSQRTPINNVFLAGSYTQQDYIDSMEGATLSGNQAAQAILEEFARR
- a CDS encoding SRPBCC family protein; this encodes MTDWLEHSVQVEVPVPIEEAWQLWSDLEQMPQWMKWIESVSILDHDPDLSRWKLASGAFEFTWLSRIVRLIPQQIIQWESVDGLPNRGAVRFYDRHGSSVVRLTVAYGIPGILGKIMDNLFVGRVVESTIQADMDRFRDYAIRHQPSQPQDA
- a CDS encoding CAP domain-containing protein; protein product: MVLNIVTDGGFDFGIATEGNDVVIMAQLPADQLNQLRSSPFTDAIALLGGNDYFENDDTGRIVFGNTGNDTIFGGAGNDTIAGGRDDDYIDGRGGNNILFGNIGNDTVIGGSGNDTMFGGQGNDVLIGGPGNDVLSGDRGFDTLTGGGGANQFFLQASSANRDVITDFQPGVDKLRLPDGVSNLQLRRSGNNTEIVRNGEAIATLNGVDPSSLTRNDFIGQIGDISNLASDGPNPNFERQVLELVNRERAKEGLQPLVWEPLLAQAARTHSTNMALQDFRGHTGADGSRFTDRIRATGFSITGASAENIHTGPTTPQAAVAGWMNSPPHRDSILNPEFTQLGVGHYFLENDTGNENWNHYWTKKFHAGQRSIQPPDEFRAQPPVEELPPLPPPPNQPGTPPLPDPPQQGELERPIVEPPGDPMPPGPPGPGVIPAPPPPTPTPPQPPGSQQPTMPTPGATPAPPPPTPTPPQPPGSQQPTMPTPGATPGSPPGTPPTLGGSVNPVAPVPGAAPPGMTPPVP